Proteins co-encoded in one Flavobacteriaceae bacterium MAR_2009_75 genomic window:
- a CDS encoding zinc carboxypeptidase, whose translation MKNMNLSFKEYHSIKNTDLHGRYITHNKISRIVNQLNDDFKVEKIGKSVQNRSIEMITFGSGPIKILMWSQMHGNESTTTKAVFDLINLVVERPELCINFLDNCTISIIPMLNPDGAEAYTRVNANEIDLNRDAQEKTQPESLVLRKAFTMVKPDYCFNLHDQRTIFNVGQTSEPATVSFLAPAHDEERSISNSRATSMKLIVAMNEVLQRIIPNRVGRYDDSFNANCVGDTFQMLDVPTILFESGHSPNDYQREETRQYIFYSLLTALNVISDNKEAQYEVNDYFEIPENQKSFVDILVKNPQVNWPELETYGDIAFLFREVLQGETIHFTPVLFEFESGQKYYAHQVFDCAIESDLQKLKEQFYYSELRPIFDSLS comes from the coding sequence ATGAAGAATATGAACCTTTCCTTTAAGGAATACCACTCAATTAAGAATACAGATTTACACGGTCGATACATCACACATAATAAAATTTCACGTATAGTCAACCAACTAAACGATGACTTTAAAGTTGAGAAAATTGGGAAGTCCGTTCAAAATCGTTCCATTGAAATGATAACATTTGGCTCTGGCCCGATCAAAATTTTAATGTGGTCTCAAATGCACGGTAATGAATCAACCACAACTAAAGCTGTTTTTGACCTGATTAATTTGGTTGTCGAGAGACCTGAACTCTGCATAAATTTTCTAGATAATTGTACTATTTCGATTATACCCATGCTCAACCCTGATGGTGCAGAAGCATACACAAGAGTTAACGCCAATGAAATAGATTTGAACAGAGATGCTCAAGAAAAAACCCAACCCGAAAGCTTGGTTCTGAGAAAGGCCTTTACTATGGTCAAGCCTGATTATTGTTTCAATTTACATGACCAACGTACCATATTCAATGTGGGGCAAACTTCAGAACCTGCAACAGTATCTTTTTTGGCTCCTGCCCATGACGAAGAACGTTCGATATCGAATTCAAGAGCTACAAGTATGAAATTAATAGTGGCCATGAATGAGGTTTTGCAGAGAATTATACCGAATAGAGTAGGTCGGTATGATGACAGTTTTAATGCCAATTGTGTTGGTGACACCTTTCAAATGCTAGATGTACCTACAATTTTATTCGAATCAGGGCATAGCCCCAACGACTATCAAAGAGAAGAAACCAGACAGTATATTTTCTATTCTCTCTTAACCGCATTAAATGTTATATCAGATAATAAAGAAGCTCAATACGAGGTGAATGATTATTTTGAAATACCTGAAAATCAAAAGTCGTTTGTTGATATTCTTGTTAAAAATCCACAAGTCAATTGGCCTGAGTTAGAAACTTATGGTGACATAGCTTTTTTATTCAGGGAAGTTTTACAAGGTGAAACTATACATTTTACCCCTGTTTTATTCGAGTTTGAATCAGGGCAAAAATATTATGCCCATCAAGTTTTTGATTGTGCTATTGAGAGTGATTTACAGAAACTTAAAGAGCAATTTTATTATTCAGAATTGAGACCAATTTTTGATAGTTTATCTTAA
- a CDS encoding L-proline dehydrogenase — MKRIFEDTATAFALKTDSELERAYFLFKMIANEPLVRIGKTLTNFAIKTHLPVEKLIRATVFDHFCGGVNEFDCLPTVDRMYEKNVCSVLDYSVEGKDTEDPLDDALEMILKVLDFVKEKDAIPFAVFKPTGYGRFSLFHKVNKGKTLTDEEKAEWQRVINRFDRTCKKAHDLGVSLLIDAEESWIQDAADLLVEDMMRKYNKEKAIVFNTLQMYRWDRMDYLKRLHKKAEEESFKIGFKVVRGAYMEKENERAEEKGYATPICASKKETDTNFDNAITYMIDYLDTIEIFAGTHNENSCYRLMELMAEKGVENSDSRIWFGQLYGMSDHISFNLADKGYKVAKYLPFGPVRDVMPYLIRRADENTSVAGQTTRELNLLEKERKRRKI, encoded by the coding sequence ATGAAAAGAATATTTGAAGATACCGCAACCGCATTTGCCTTGAAGACCGATTCAGAGTTGGAGCGTGCATATTTTTTATTTAAAATGATTGCAAACGAACCTTTGGTTCGCATTGGTAAGACATTGACCAATTTTGCAATAAAAACTCATTTGCCAGTAGAGAAATTAATTAGGGCTACTGTTTTTGACCACTTTTGTGGAGGTGTAAACGAATTTGATTGTTTGCCTACCGTCGATAGAATGTATGAGAAGAATGTATGTTCGGTATTAGATTATTCGGTAGAAGGTAAAGATACCGAAGATCCTCTAGACGATGCATTGGAAATGATATTGAAAGTGCTCGATTTCGTAAAGGAAAAAGATGCAATACCTTTCGCTGTTTTCAAACCTACAGGTTACGGTCGTTTCTCGTTATTTCATAAAGTTAATAAGGGAAAAACACTAACTGACGAAGAGAAAGCAGAATGGCAGAGGGTAATCAATCGCTTTGATAGAACATGTAAGAAGGCTCATGACCTGGGCGTTTCTTTATTAATCGATGCTGAAGAAAGTTGGATCCAAGATGCCGCCGATCTTTTGGTAGAAGATATGATGCGCAAGTATAATAAAGAAAAGGCCATAGTGTTCAATACTTTGCAAATGTACCGTTGGGATAGGATGGACTACCTGAAAAGGCTACATAAAAAAGCCGAGGAAGAAAGTTTTAAAATTGGCTTTAAGGTCGTTCGTGGCGCTTATATGGAAAAGGAGAATGAACGGGCTGAAGAAAAAGGGTATGCTACCCCCATTTGTGCCTCAAAAAAGGAAACCGATACCAATTTTGATAATGCTATAACTTATATGATAGATTATCTAGACACTATAGAGATTTTCGCCGGCACCCATAATGAAAATAGTTGTTATCGTTTGATGGAACTAATGGCCGAAAAAGGGGTTGAAAATAGTGATAGCCGCATATGGTTCGGTCAACTGTACGGAATGAGTGACCATATTTCGTTTAATCTTGCCGACAAAGGGTACAAGGTAGCAAAATATCTTCCGTTCGGTCCGGTAAGAGATGTAATGCCCTATCTTATACGTAGAGCTGATGAAAACACTTCGGTGGCGGGGCAAACCACCAGAGAGTTGAATTTACTGGAAAAAGAACGTAAAAGAAGAAAAATATAG
- a CDS encoding large conductance mechanosensitive channel, protein MRNFYQEFKNFAIKGNMIDMAIGIIIGTAFNNVINTLVKKVIMPPLSMLTDDVNLSNRKYVLREASESFEEVAIGYGEMFEVLIDFLIIALTIFVVVRGINRFKSRAEDPEDQAVETPKNIELLSNLERLMKEQNDLLRESKK, encoded by the coding sequence ATGAGAAATTTTTACCAAGAGTTCAAGAATTTTGCAATCAAAGGAAATATGATTGATATGGCCATAGGTATCATAATCGGTACGGCCTTCAACAATGTCATAAATACTTTGGTAAAGAAAGTGATTATGCCTCCGCTTTCTATGTTGACCGACGATGTTAACTTGTCAAATAGAAAATATGTTCTTCGGGAAGCCTCTGAAAGTTTTGAAGAAGTAGCCATCGGCTACGGGGAGATGTTCGAAGTATTAATTGATTTTTTAATTATTGCCCTTACGATATTTGTAGTGGTCAGGGGTATAAATAGGTTTAAGTCAAGAGCAGAAGACCCTGAAGACCAAGCGGTTGAAACTCCAAAAAATATTGAACTTTTATCAAACTTAGAGAGATTGATGAAAGAACAGAATGATTTATTGCGAGAATCAAAGAAGTAA
- a CDS encoding 3-dehydroquinate synthase: protein MQSITSSSYAVHFNQRAYDALNEHLSNKSYSKIFIIVDENTHEHCLAGFMTYIQGDYNFEIIELESGEENKNIDTCTQVWNVLSELDGDRKSLVINLGGGVITDLGGFVASTFKRGIAFINVPTTLLSMVDASVGGKTGVDLGTLKNQIGVINQPEMVLVVSDFLKTLEERQLLSGFAEMLKHGLIQSETYWNDLKEISNFALIDELIYESVKIKNEVVLEDPTEQNLRKILNYGHTLGHAIESYFLENVTKESLLHGEAIAIGMILEAYLSKELTGLSDNSLNDIKSTFLKRYKKVEFSKDDIKAILSLLKFDKKNSHGNVNFVLLKSLGEPVIDIIVPDNLYFEAFAYYAED, encoded by the coding sequence ATGCAATCAATTACTTCTTCTTCATACGCCGTACATTTTAATCAAAGAGCTTACGATGCGCTTAACGAACATTTGTCAAACAAATCATACTCTAAAATATTCATCATTGTAGATGAAAACACCCATGAGCACTGTCTTGCAGGGTTTATGACTTATATTCAAGGGGATTATAATTTTGAAATCATCGAACTTGAATCGGGCGAAGAAAATAAAAATATTGATACGTGTACTCAAGTATGGAATGTTCTTTCAGAATTGGATGGTGACCGCAAGAGTCTTGTTATCAATTTAGGAGGAGGGGTAATTACCGACTTAGGCGGATTTGTTGCTTCAACCTTCAAGAGGGGCATTGCTTTCATAAACGTACCTACCACACTACTCTCGATGGTCGATGCGTCGGTCGGAGGTAAAACGGGTGTAGATCTCGGAACCCTAAAAAATCAGATAGGCGTTATCAACCAACCGGAGATGGTACTGGTGGTCTCTGATTTCTTGAAAACCCTGGAAGAGCGTCAATTGCTGAGCGGTTTTGCAGAAATGCTCAAGCACGGCCTTATTCAGAGCGAAACGTACTGGAACGACCTTAAAGAAATTTCTAATTTCGCATTGATCGATGAATTAATATATGAATCGGTAAAAATCAAAAACGAGGTGGTTCTTGAAGACCCCACAGAGCAAAACCTGAGGAAAATACTTAATTATGGCCATACACTTGGTCACGCCATAGAATCTTATTTTTTAGAAAATGTTACGAAAGAAAGTTTGCTTCATGGTGAAGCTATTGCTATCGGCATGATATTGGAGGCCTATTTATCAAAGGAGTTGACAGGCTTATCAGACAATTCACTAAACGATATTAAGTCTACCTTTTTAAAAAGATATAAAAAGGTAGAATTTTCAAAAGATGATATCAAAGCAATTCTGTCACTCTTAAAATTCGATAAGAAAAACTCTCACGGCAATGTCAACTTTGTGCTCCTTAAAAGCTTGGGTGAGCCCGTAATTGATATCATTGTTCCTGATAATTTATACTTCGAAGCATTTGCATACTACGCCGAAGACTAA
- a CDS encoding Lrp/AsnC family transcriptional regulator for asnA, asnC and gidA translates to MGKVKLDEIDHQILDMLIDNTRTPFTDIAKKLLISAGTVHVRVKKMEEAGIIKGSSLTLDYVKLGYAFIAYVGIFLEKTHQTKFVLERLEEIPNVTVAHITTGKFNIFCKIRAKDTNHAKNIIFKIDDIDGISRTETMISLEESINDKKRLMHMIFNEL, encoded by the coding sequence ATGGGAAAAGTAAAATTAGACGAAATTGATCATCAGATTCTGGATATGTTGATAGACAATACCAGAACTCCCTTTACAGACATTGCGAAAAAGCTATTGATTTCTGCGGGTACTGTGCATGTGAGGGTTAAAAAAATGGAAGAAGCCGGTATCATAAAGGGCTCTTCTTTGACTTTAGATTATGTTAAACTCGGTTACGCGTTTATCGCATATGTGGGTATCTTTTTGGAAAAAACCCATCAGACTAAATTCGTTTTGGAGCGTTTAGAGGAAATTCCAAACGTTACGGTTGCTCATATCACCACCGGAAAATTTAATATTTTCTGTAAAATCAGGGCAAAAGATACCAATCATGCTAAGAACATTATATTCAAGATAGATGATATAGATGGTATTAGCAGAACTGAGACGATGATTTCGTTAGAGGAAAGCATAAATGATAAGAAACGTTTAATGCATATGATTTTTAACGAATTGTAA
- a CDS encoding DinB family protein, with protein MSELKFDAPYPFYKNYIDLLDDVDLLDMLKRQLKNFPRFIESISDDKMSYRYAEGKWSIAEVLVHIIDSERVFQYRALRFSRGDKTSLPGFEQDDYVPYSNANQRSKESVIAEYKAVRNSTIHLFENLDDEVLRLKGVASNLEWSAGAVGFAICGHQRHHRNILRERYL; from the coding sequence ATGTCCGAACTAAAATTTGATGCCCCGTATCCATTCTATAAAAACTATATCGACCTTTTAGATGATGTAGATTTGCTTGATATGCTGAAGCGTCAACTGAAAAATTTCCCCAGATTTATTGAGAGTATATCCGATGATAAAATGTCTTACAGATATGCTGAAGGTAAATGGTCTATAGCGGAAGTATTAGTCCACATCATTGATTCTGAACGTGTGTTCCAATACCGTGCTTTACGATTTTCCAGAGGAGATAAAACTTCATTGCCTGGGTTTGAGCAAGATGATTATGTACCTTATTCAAATGCCAATCAACGCTCTAAAGAAAGTGTAATTGCAGAATACAAGGCGGTGAGAAATTCTACAATACATCTTTTTGAGAACCTAGATGATGAAGTATTAAGGCTAAAGGGTGTTGCAAGCAATTTAGAGTGGAGTGCTGGTGCTGTGGGTTTTGCAATATGTGGACATCAAAGACACCATAGAAATATACTTCGTGAACGTTATTTATGA
- a CDS encoding sterol desaturase/sphingolipid hydroxylase (fatty acid hydroxylase superfamily): protein MEFTNPLVYGVPCFIAFILLELTYSKTHGHDDLYVWKDLMASGAMGIGSAILGPLIKITVLIVVFEVTYEFFNPMVDGVRTNIMGYESFGYAWYIWLLCQLADDFTYYWFHRANHEIRILWAAHIVHHSSDNFNLGTAVRNGWFTLLYKPFFYMWMPAIGFPVEMVVVCLAIESFWQFQLHSLYVPKMGFIEKIFNTHTMHQVHHSQNVEYLDKNHGGFLNIFDKIFGTWKELDDDVEVKFGVIHAPDSYNPIVILTHEFKDIWADVKKVDKFSHKLMYIFGPPGWSHDGSTMTVKQQQRLFKKQKANNPEAVFSRPN from the coding sequence ATGGAGTTTACTAATCCCTTAGTTTATGGGGTCCCTTGTTTCATTGCCTTTATTCTACTAGAGTTAACTTACAGCAAAACGCACGGTCATGACGACCTTTATGTATGGAAAGACCTTATGGCCAGTGGAGCCATGGGAATAGGGTCCGCGATTTTAGGTCCGTTAATCAAAATCACGGTGTTGATTGTGGTTTTCGAGGTTACTTACGAGTTTTTTAATCCTATGGTAGATGGGGTTAGAACCAATATAATGGGCTATGAATCTTTTGGTTATGCCTGGTACATTTGGTTACTATGTCAATTGGCCGATGACTTTACTTATTATTGGTTTCATAGGGCGAACCATGAAATACGTATTCTATGGGCCGCACACATTGTACATCACTCTTCTGATAATTTTAATTTAGGAACAGCCGTTCGTAATGGGTGGTTCACCTTGTTGTATAAGCCGTTCTTTTATATGTGGATGCCTGCAATCGGTTTCCCGGTTGAAATGGTGGTGGTCTGTTTGGCTATTGAATCTTTCTGGCAATTTCAATTACACTCCCTTTACGTACCGAAAATGGGTTTTATAGAAAAAATATTCAACACCCACACGATGCATCAAGTGCATCATTCTCAAAATGTAGAATACCTAGATAAGAACCATGGGGGTTTCTTAAATATCTTCGATAAGATATTCGGTACATGGAAAGAGCTGGATGATGATGTAGAGGTTAAATTCGGAGTCATTCATGCTCCAGATTCCTACAATCCTATTGTCATACTTACACATGAGTTTAAAGACATTTGGGCAGATGTGAAAAAGGTCGATAAATTTTCACACAAACTGATGTATATATTTGGCCCTCCAGGATGGAGTCATGATGGGAGTACGATGACAGTAAAACAACAGCAACGTTTGTTCAAGAAGCAGAAGGCAAATAACCCAGAAGCGGTTTTTAGCAGGCCTAATTAA
- a CDS encoding putative tellurium resistance membrane protein TerC has translation MFEIFASPDAWIALLTLTFLEIVLGIDNIIFISIAAGKLDPSQRKKATNIGLVLAMAMRIILLFGITLLTAMKKPFWVIESNWITGGISGQALILFAGGLFLLYKSTREIHEKVEHKGHDEAEVKKGRATTLTKAIIQITLINIVFSFDSILTAIGMTNGISPNPNDALVLMVVAVVISVIIMMLFANPVGEFVNKHPSIQILGLSFLILIGFMLIAEAAHIGHLIVFGNEVGTIPKGYLYFSIAFSLLVEFLDLRMKKNTRSEIKEIIEE, from the coding sequence ATGTTTGAAATTTTTGCTAGCCCCGATGCTTGGATAGCTCTGCTCACCCTAACCTTTTTAGAAATCGTCTTAGGCATAGACAATATTATCTTTATTTCAATAGCGGCCGGTAAGCTAGACCCTAGCCAACGGAAAAAGGCAACTAACATCGGTTTGGTATTGGCCATGGCTATGCGAATTATATTGCTTTTCGGCATTACCCTATTAACTGCGATGAAGAAACCGTTTTGGGTTATCGAGAGTAATTGGATTACTGGAGGCATCAGTGGTCAAGCCCTCATTCTATTTGCAGGCGGATTATTTCTACTATATAAGAGTACCCGTGAAATTCATGAAAAAGTTGAACATAAAGGCCACGATGAAGCAGAAGTAAAAAAAGGTCGAGCCACCACCCTTACAAAGGCTATTATTCAAATTACACTTATTAATATCGTGTTCTCTTTTGACTCTATACTTACAGCTATCGGAATGACCAACGGCATATCACCAAACCCTAATGATGCTTTGGTATTGATGGTCGTAGCTGTGGTAATATCGGTAATTATCATGATGCTTTTCGCCAACCCTGTGGGCGAGTTCGTCAACAAACACCCTTCAATTCAAATTTTAGGATTATCCTTTTTAATTCTAATTGGATTTATGCTGATTGCCGAAGCGGCCCATATCGGACACCTTATCGTTTTTGGCAATGAAGTGGGAACCATACCAAAAGGATACCTTTACTTTTCGATTGCCTTCTCGTTACTAGTTGAGTTCTTAGACCTGAGAATGAAAAAGAATACCCGTTCAGAGATAAAGGAAATTATTGAAGAATAG
- a CDS encoding membrane protein, producing the protein MILEKLKLFWSLLKKTGLSWVDNDPFGNSAIVAYYALFSLPSLLMLVAWIAGSIYGVEAVRGKIVDKIGGLIGEGVSEAIEGMIANASLNEGSTITVVIGVGMLLFGATGVFVRLKKAMNDIWNVESKKTVWLQMLRDRVISFGMVLVLGFLFLISLVLSVVLKALSTYISAFAPDIAVVIATFFSLLLPFCVITGLFAALFRLLPDIHIRWKTTFLGAALTTVLFLLGEYMLGYYFSTSDPTSVYGGASSVVLILLWVYYTCLIMFFGSEFTFQYANHIEEKVEPNENALPKHKQKEV; encoded by the coding sequence ATGATTTTAGAAAAGTTAAAGTTATTTTGGTCATTATTAAAAAAAACCGGTCTATCTTGGGTTGATAATGACCCATTCGGTAATAGTGCGATTGTAGCTTACTACGCTCTATTCTCTTTACCTTCTCTATTAATGTTGGTTGCCTGGATTGCGGGTTCTATTTATGGTGTAGAAGCGGTGAGGGGTAAAATTGTTGATAAAATCGGTGGACTGATCGGTGAAGGGGTTTCTGAGGCTATAGAAGGTATGATTGCCAATGCATCTCTAAACGAAGGTTCTACAATTACCGTAGTTATCGGTGTGGGTATGCTTCTTTTCGGTGCTACAGGTGTATTTGTGCGGTTAAAAAAGGCTATGAACGATATTTGGAACGTAGAATCAAAAAAAACAGTCTGGCTGCAGATGTTGCGTGATCGGGTTATTTCGTTCGGTATGGTTCTGGTTCTGGGTTTCTTATTTCTTATTTCCCTAGTTCTATCTGTGGTATTAAAAGCTTTGAGTACTTATATCAGTGCTTTTGCGCCCGATATTGCTGTTGTTATTGCTACTTTCTTTAGCCTATTGCTTCCTTTTTGTGTGATTACAGGTCTTTTTGCTGCTTTGTTTAGATTGTTGCCGGATATTCATATAAGGTGGAAAACGACATTTTTAGGGGCGGCACTTACTACTGTTCTCTTTCTATTGGGTGAATATATGTTGGGGTACTATTTTTCTACCAGTGACCCCACTTCTGTGTATGGTGGAGCTTCCTCGGTAGTTTTAATACTACTTTGGGTTTACTACACCTGTCTAATTATGTTTTTCGGGTCGGAATTTACTTTTCAATATGCAAATCATATTGAAGAGAAGGTAGAACCCAATGAAAATGCCCTGCCAAAACATAAACAAAAAGAAGTGTAA
- a CDS encoding DNA-binding XRE family transcriptional regulator encodes MLLFNLNLVLFKKYIHIIFTMVNTSDFIERLEQLLKYYGMTSSGFADRVEVQRSSISHLLSGRNKPSLDFVLKVVKAFPEVNLYWLLNGKGTFPSDNNTISPTLPDSDQKANLKSTKQEAKSIASFENNSNKNIDKIVIFYSDGSFEAYSHHNM; translated from the coding sequence ATGCTATTATTCAATTTGAATCTAGTCCTTTTTAAAAAATACATACATATTATTTTTACAATGGTAAACACATCTGATTTTATAGAGCGACTTGAACAGCTATTGAAATATTATGGTATGACCTCCTCTGGATTTGCCGACCGAGTCGAAGTTCAACGGTCAAGTATTTCTCATCTTTTATCAGGTAGAAATAAGCCCAGTTTAGACTTTGTATTAAAAGTGGTAAAAGCTTTTCCTGAAGTAAATCTTTACTGGCTCTTAAATGGCAAGGGAACATTTCCATCGGACAACAATACTATTTCGCCTACTCTTCCTGATTCAGATCAAAAGGCAAACTTGAAATCAACAAAACAGGAAGCGAAAAGCATTGCTTCTTTTGAAAATAATTCAAATAAAAACATCGATAAAATCGTAATCTTTTACTCAGATGGTAGTTTTGAGGCTTATTCACACCATAATATGTAG